From Hypanus sabinus isolate sHypSab1 chromosome 26, sHypSab1.hap1, whole genome shotgun sequence:
TATGGGATGGGGTTTTCAGTTCACAGACCCCGGGGATCAGTCCAGGGGCAGGGAACAATGTCTGATGTCTGTATGGGATGGGGTTTTCAGTTCACAGACCCCGGGGATCAGTCCAGGGGCAGGGAACAATGTCTGATGTCTGTATGGGATGGGGTTTTCAGTTCACAGACCCCGGGGATCAGCCCAGGGGCAGGGAACAATGTCTGATGTCTTTTTGGGATGGGGTTTTCAGTTCACAGACCCCGGGGATCAGTCCAGGGGCAGGGAACAATGCTTGATGTCTGTATGACATGGGTTTTTTCCCTCCTTTTATTTTGAGGCATTAGAGATCCATTTTGACTCATTAAAACGCCTCCTGGTTTCTGTTTGGTCACATCCTCGTGGGCACGATGTGCAGATTTACTTTTTGACCTACTTTCTGCCTCAAAGTGCATCCATCGAGGCATGGTGTGcaaattaaagatgattttgtAGAATGCTTGCAGACACTGGTACAGTTGTCCAGGGAAGGAAGCTGGCTGTTCTCCTAATGATCTGTGCTGGGAGCAACCCCCACTGCGGTTGATGTAACAAGGGACCCTCGATCTGGCAGCCCTTAACTGCTCTTCCCTGTCTCTACAGGAAATTGAGAAGCATATAAACAGCACAGTCCTCTCCTGCATGGATGTGAAGGAGATGATTGATACAGTGGGCAAAATTCTGCTGAGGCAGCTGAAGTCCAGGATCAACTCCCTGAAGATGGAGGTGGACAACAAGAGTGTTCAGAGGACAGGGGAGCTGCAGGAGGTCTTGGCTGCCTTGCAGCGGCCCACTCAGCTCTACCTGCAAATGAAACAGCTGCTGGACTCCCACCCGAACGCCGTGCACTTCCTCAGGGAGGACAAGCCCCTGCGTGCCGAAGCGGACAAGCTCGCTCACGAGGTCCTGCCCCAAGCCCCAATGGAGGGCAACATCTCTGTGGCATACTACCTCAGGGAGCTGGTCAAAGGCATCAACATAAAAGACTTCAGCTCCTCAGGAATGAACAACGTGCCACTGGAGAGCAGGGAGGCGATAAATGCCTGGGTATCCATCTGCTCAGACCTGAACACCCTGCCCACTGACGATCTCGACCAGGTCATTCGTAGGATTATGTGCAGCCTGGGATTTAAAGACAAGAATGAATCCCTGTTATCAATGGCAAGTGCATCCTACTGTGTCAACTCAGCCCAGCAGATGGAAGAGTTGCCAGCAGAGAGGACAGACGTATAATTAGATTATTTACAGTCTTAGCATGTGAATCTCTTATTACAAATAAAGACCATATATAATATTCTAAAGTTGGCAAATTCATTGTATTTTTTACCTACCATAATGATGGGATGTGTTTCATGCCTTGTGCACTGTTTACCCTCCTGCCAGTTAATCTTGCTTTCTATCCTAGCGCAGAACTTCCCTTTGTTCtttccacctccccctctccatgaCCATCTCTGCATCATCAAACTCATTTTGTTTCTGTTCCGACTGTCAGTTCTGgtgaaaattcaaagtacatttattattaaagcacaTATATGACCTCGATGTAAGCTTGCTGTGGACGTAGAGAGAAAAGCTACAGGGAAGAGTAATGGGGGAATGAGATGGTTTTAAGCAACTCAATTCAATCCAAAACATTTCCTATAACTTGTAAAGATTAAATTCCAGGATGATGCCTGAAAATGGTGACTCTTCACTTGCAGCTCCAAAACGAATCATCAAGCATTCCCTTTAGGattactacagctgaaatccaccgTCACAGACATGGGTTCTTCAGTAAGCAACAAAAATTTAAGACATTTAAAAAACCTATCGATCTTCAAAATCTGCAGACTCAAACCACGAGCAGTTTCCCCTTTAAGAAAAAGGAAACAGGAGATTGAGTCAGTCTGTAATTAAGATTGAAACACAAAGTtcttagactccccccccccccactcttgaCTAACCTACAGTCTCAAGAAAATAAAATTCAAGCCCTCAGAGCAGGATTACAGtagcagagggacatcagggactgctgtgtactttgcttcatgaAGACATGGCTATCACCTGTCATTTCGATAGCAGTGCTGCAGCCCAAAGGCTTCACCATCCACTGCAAAGACAGGATGCCTGAATCTCTTAAAGGGAGAGGAGCATGATTATGCTTCATGATTAACTTATCGTGGTGCATAGGCCTAGTGGTTCTATCTCAGTCCTGCTCACATGACCTGGAACATTTAGTAGTAAAGTGTTATGCATTTTACCTGCCGAGGGAGTTTTCCACTGTCACCCTGGTGTACATCACATCCCTGGTCAacatcaggcaggcactggaCGAGCTGAATGCTCTGATCAGCAGACACGAAACAGCGCACCCTGATGCCTTCCTTGTTATTGTGGGGGATCTCAATCAGGCCTGCTTGAAGAAGTTTCTGAACAACCACCACCAATatgtcacctgtggaaccagaggagccaactcACTTGACcagttataccaccatcaagaacttTACTGCGCCATCCCATGTCCATAGTTTGGAAAGTCCGATCTCCTGGCTGTACATCGAATCCCAgcgtacaggcagagactaacAACCGCAGCACCTGCGATGAGGATCAGGAAGATATAACCATGGGAGGTGGAGGAGCACTTAAAGGATCACTTTAAGTTGGTGGCTTGGATAATGTTCAGGGATTCATACTCAAACCTGAATTAATATGCCactgttgtcactgacttcattaagttctgtgtggatgagagtgtgtTTTTGAGAATATAtcggacatacccaaaccaagaGCTGTGACGAACCAAGAGATTTATAGTCTGCTGGTGGCTAGGTCTGTACCATTCAAGACTGGCAATTCAGAACCATACCAGAAATCCAGCTATGACCTAAACTACATCCAATTCaggttagagatggaatcggATGTACTTcaactctggcagagtttgcaggccattacttcctacaaggagAAACCCAAcgtcatgaatggctgtgatccGTCACtctcagatgaactcaatgccttttatgctcgctttgaaagggagaataaaaccacagtTGTGTGAACCCCTGCTGTATCcagtgactctgtgatctcttTCTCGCAGGCCATCATCAGAACATCTTCCAAGAGGGCCCTGTGAGGTGCCTGGTAGGGCTCTGACAGCTGgcgtgttcaaggacatcttctatcTTT
This genomic window contains:
- the LOC132381788 gene encoding uncharacterized protein LOC132381788 is translated as MIQEIEKHINSTVLSCMDVKEMIDTVGKILLRQLKSRINSLKMEVDNKSVQRTGELQEVLAALQRPTQLYLQMKQLLDSHPNAVHFLREDKPLRAEADKLAHEVLPQAPMEGNISVAYYLRELVKGINIKDFSSSGMNNVPLESREAINAWVSICSDLNTLPTDDLDQVIRRIMCSLGFKDKNESLLSMASASYCVNSAQQMEELPAERTDV